In Streptomyces chartreusis, the following proteins share a genomic window:
- a CDS encoding MarR family winged helix-turn-helix transcriptional regulator: protein MATPHKTRRPDELTLEVVDLIGSVVARYHEEYEEAAAEHALTGAQARLLSLLSLEPLPMRKLAQRLRCEPSNVTGIVDRLEARGLVERRPDPADRRVKLAAVTEEGRTVARGLRESLRFAREPLAGLAEEERLALRDLLRRMLGVRQEDVPR from the coding sequence ATGGCCACTCCACACAAGACCCGCCGTCCGGATGAACTGACCCTTGAAGTCGTCGACCTCATCGGTTCGGTCGTGGCCCGGTACCACGAGGAGTACGAGGAGGCCGCCGCCGAGCACGCGCTGACCGGGGCGCAGGCGCGGCTGCTGAGCCTGCTGTCGCTGGAGCCGTTGCCGATGCGGAAGCTGGCGCAGCGGTTGCGTTGCGAGCCGTCGAACGTGACCGGGATCGTGGACCGGCTGGAGGCGCGGGGGCTGGTGGAACGGCGGCCGGATCCGGCGGACCGGCGGGTGAAGCTGGCGGCGGTGACGGAAGAGGGGCGGACGGTGGCCCGGGGGCTGCGTGAGTCGCTGCGGTTCGCTCGGGAGCCGCTTGCGGGGCTGGCGGAGGAGGAGCGGTTGGCGCTGCGGGATCTGTTGCGCCGCATGCTGGGGGTGCGGCAGGAGGATGTGCCGCGCTAG
- a CDS encoding SCO2400 family protein: MDYCHPCRRHLNGALACPGCGATVEQPRVYAGAPDQAYPQMAERPAGAAGQGAYDGYAGAGQYGGGYGTDQYGGQPYDAGYGERHHEPGVQQAESAADTEDAQEAEPVAADAPVGGRAARRAAQRRGRGRRRGHEEPDEYTESDEYAENDEAAGYDESAEYDDEDDADLDEESGAGGGSRRDRKAAAHRRRRRRVLLITAGFVLAAGGLSLAELGMDAPGRSAKPAAAGDESAEGAAESEVSPSPDATDGSGGAGADKASDDPSASPSVSKSPKDKDKKDEDDKTPSKDPQSSSTGGGSGPSTQDPAPAPTSAEDPAPTTEPPASDPTPDPSPSETCNRFLWWCT; this comes from the coding sequence ATGGACTACTGCCACCCGTGCCGACGGCACCTGAATGGCGCCCTCGCCTGCCCGGGGTGCGGCGCCACGGTCGAACAACCCCGGGTGTACGCGGGTGCTCCGGACCAGGCGTACCCGCAGATGGCCGAACGACCCGCGGGTGCCGCGGGCCAGGGCGCGTACGACGGGTACGCGGGCGCGGGGCAGTACGGCGGCGGGTACGGCACGGACCAGTACGGCGGACAGCCCTACGACGCCGGGTACGGCGAGCGTCACCACGAACCCGGCGTTCAGCAGGCCGAGTCGGCCGCGGACACCGAGGACGCCCAGGAGGCCGAGCCGGTCGCCGCGGACGCGCCGGTCGGCGGGCGTGCCGCACGACGGGCGGCGCAGCGGCGCGGCCGTGGACGCAGGCGCGGTCACGAAGAGCCCGACGAGTACACCGAGAGCGACGAGTACGCGGAGAACGACGAAGCCGCCGGGTACGACGAGTCCGCCGAGTACGACGACGAGGACGACGCGGACCTGGACGAGGAGTCCGGGGCGGGCGGCGGGAGCCGTCGCGATCGCAAGGCCGCCGCGCACCGGCGCCGCCGTCGCCGGGTCCTGCTGATCACGGCCGGGTTCGTGCTCGCGGCCGGCGGCCTCAGCCTCGCGGAACTCGGCATGGACGCCCCCGGCAGGAGCGCCAAGCCGGCCGCCGCCGGGGACGAGTCGGCGGAGGGCGCCGCGGAGTCGGAGGTGTCGCCCTCGCCGGACGCGACGGACGGTAGCGGCGGAGCGGGCGCGGACAAGGCGTCGGACGACCCCTCGGCCTCCCCTTCGGTCTCCAAGTCCCCCAAGGACAAGGACAAGAAGGACGAGGACGACAAGACCCCGTCGAAGGACCCCCAGTCCTCTTCGACGGGCGGCGGCTCCGGGCCGTCCACCCAGGACCCGGCTCCCGCCCCCACCTCGGCGGAGGACCCGGCGCCGACGACCGAGCCGCCCGCCTCGGACCCGACCCCGGACCCGTCGCCGTCGGAGACGTGCAACCGGTTCCTGTGGTGGTGCACCTGA
- a CDS encoding NADP-dependent oxidoreductase, translating to MTNREWHLISRPVGWPKPEDFALVETEIRTPREGQVLVKNKYLSVDPYMRGRMSDAKSYAAPFELGKVMQGGAVGEVVASNAEGIAVGDHVLHFFGWREYAVMDATAAVKVDPEAAPLSTYLGVLGMTGLTAYAGLLRVGAFKEGDAVFVSGAAGAVGSQVGQIAKLKGASRVIGSAGSDEKVKLLVEEYGFDAAFNYKNGPVREQLAEAAPDGIDVYFDNVGGEHLEAAIGALNLRGRAVICGMISQYNATEPTPGPRNMVKILQNRLRVEGVLVGDHYDLQQQFVQEVGPWVASGQLKYRETVVEGIENNLEAFLGVLRGDNTGKMIVKL from the coding sequence ATGACCAACCGCGAATGGCACCTCATCTCCCGCCCCGTCGGCTGGCCCAAGCCCGAGGACTTCGCCCTGGTCGAGACCGAGATCCGCACGCCCCGCGAGGGCCAGGTGCTGGTGAAGAACAAGTACCTCTCCGTCGACCCGTACATGCGCGGCCGCATGTCGGACGCCAAGTCCTACGCCGCGCCGTTCGAGCTCGGCAAGGTCATGCAGGGCGGTGCCGTCGGCGAGGTCGTCGCCTCCAACGCCGAGGGCATCGCGGTCGGCGACCACGTCCTGCACTTCTTCGGCTGGCGCGAGTACGCCGTCATGGACGCGACGGCCGCGGTCAAGGTCGACCCCGAGGCCGCGCCCCTGTCCACGTACCTCGGTGTCCTCGGCATGACCGGGCTGACCGCGTACGCGGGCCTGCTGCGGGTCGGTGCCTTCAAGGAGGGCGACGCGGTCTTCGTGTCCGGCGCCGCGGGTGCCGTCGGCAGCCAGGTCGGCCAGATCGCCAAGCTCAAGGGCGCCTCGCGGGTCATCGGCTCCGCCGGCTCCGACGAGAAGGTCAAGCTGCTCGTCGAGGAGTACGGCTTCGACGCCGCCTTCAACTACAAGAACGGACCGGTCCGGGAGCAGCTCGCGGAGGCCGCGCCGGACGGGATCGACGTCTACTTCGACAACGTCGGCGGCGAGCACCTGGAGGCCGCGATCGGCGCGCTCAACCTCAGGGGCCGGGCCGTGATCTGCGGCATGATCTCGCAGTACAACGCGACCGAGCCGACCCCCGGCCCGCGCAACATGGTCAAGATCCTCCAGAACCGGCTGCGCGTCGAGGGCGTTCTGGTCGGCGACCACTACGACCTCCAGCAGCAGTTCGTCCAGGAGGTCGGTCCCTGGGTCGCCTCCGGGCAGCTCAAGTACCGCGAGACGGTCGTCGAGGGCATCGAGAACAACCTGGAGGCGTTCCTCGGGGTTCTGCGTGGCGACAACACCGGAAAGATGATCGTCAAGCTCTGA
- a CDS encoding organic hydroperoxide resistance protein — protein sequence MTIQQSDVLYTAVATAENGRDGRVATDDGKLDVVVNPPKEMGGSGTGTNPEQLFAAGYSACFQGALGVVARQEKADISGSTVTAKVGIGKNDDGFGIIVEISAAIPNVDAATARDLLEKAHQVCPYSKATRGNISVTLL from the coding sequence ATGACCATCCAGCAGTCCGACGTCCTGTACACGGCCGTCGCCACCGCCGAGAACGGTCGCGACGGCCGGGTCGCCACCGACGACGGCAAGCTCGACGTCGTGGTGAACCCGCCGAAGGAGATGGGCGGCAGCGGCACCGGCACCAACCCGGAGCAGCTGTTCGCCGCCGGCTACAGCGCCTGCTTCCAGGGCGCCCTCGGCGTCGTCGCGCGCCAGGAGAAGGCCGACATCTCCGGCTCGACCGTCACCGCGAAGGTCGGCATAGGCAAGAACGACGACGGCTTCGGGATCATCGTCGAGATCTCGGCGGCCATCCCGAACGTCGACGCCGCGACGGCCCGGGACCTGCTTGAGAAGGCCCACCAGGTCTGCCCGTACTCGAAGGCGACGCGCGGCAACATCAGCGTGACGCTGCTCTGA
- a CDS encoding diacylglycerol/lipid kinase family protein has protein sequence MRGPGCARWDVSVFGERRHAGAGPRWAARLALLVAAGALVLVLTAAGIDSLGLLAVGLAGLAVTAAALWWTLSRRGLVRALAAVLALLTPGAVLLAYSAVGLLWAVLSALALWAVAALIGRSALAADAGHAKERTRSTPPPKAPFLIMNPRSGGGKVGRFDLVAKARARGAEVVVLDPAHPQDVEALARRAVAEGADLLGVAGGDGTQALVAGVAAGHGLPFMVISAGTRNHFAMDLGLDRDDPSKCLDALTDGVELRVDLGRIGERVFVNTASFGAYATVVQSPAYRDDKVRTILRELPDLLTHHTGPRLTVRAGQVAIDAPQGVLISNNPYGLGDAAGLGRRPRLDSGALGVLGVSVDNAAQAAGLLRGQQARGLISLAAEEVVVRSDAPDVPVGVDGEALLLPAPVVCRVVPGALRVRVPRDRPGVPDAKPPVDWRALRRLAFAHRNGGTSG, from the coding sequence ATGCGGGGGCCGGGGTGTGCGCGGTGGGATGTGTCTGTGTTTGGTGAGCGCAGACATGCCGGCGCGGGGCCGCGGTGGGCGGCGCGTCTGGCGTTGCTCGTCGCCGCCGGGGCGCTCGTGCTGGTGCTGACCGCGGCCGGGATCGACAGTCTCGGCCTGTTGGCGGTCGGGCTGGCGGGGCTCGCCGTCACCGCTGCCGCGCTGTGGTGGACGCTCTCGCGGCGCGGGCTGGTGCGGGCGCTGGCCGCCGTGCTCGCGTTGCTGACGCCGGGTGCGGTGCTGCTGGCGTACTCGGCGGTGGGGCTGCTGTGGGCCGTGCTGTCGGCCCTCGCGCTGTGGGCCGTCGCGGCGTTGATCGGGCGGTCCGCCCTCGCGGCGGACGCCGGGCACGCGAAGGAACGGACCCGTTCGACGCCCCCGCCCAAGGCACCGTTCCTCATCATGAACCCCCGCTCCGGCGGCGGAAAGGTCGGCAGGTTCGACCTCGTCGCCAAGGCGCGGGCCCGGGGCGCCGAGGTCGTCGTGCTGGACCCGGCGCATCCCCAGGACGTCGAGGCACTCGCCCGCCGGGCCGTCGCCGAGGGAGCCGATCTGCTGGGGGTCGCGGGCGGCGACGGCACCCAGGCGCTGGTGGCGGGGGTGGCCGCCGGGCACGGCCTGCCGTTCATGGTGATCTCCGCCGGCACCCGCAACCACTTCGCCATGGACCTCGGCCTGGACCGGGACGACCCCTCGAAGTGCCTCGACGCGCTGACCGACGGCGTCGAACTCCGCGTCGACCTCGGCCGGATCGGTGAGCGCGTGTTCGTGAACACCGCGTCCTTCGGGGCGTACGCGACGGTGGTGCAGAGCCCCGCGTACCGCGACGACAAGGTGCGCACCATCCTGCGGGAGCTCCCGGACCTGCTGACCCATCACACCGGTCCGCGGCTGACCGTGCGGGCGGGGCAGGTGGCCATCGACGCTCCCCAGGGTGTGCTGATCAGCAACAACCCCTACGGCCTCGGGGACGCGGCCGGTCTGGGCCGGCGGCCCCGGCTGGACTCCGGCGCCCTCGGCGTCCTCGGGGTCAGCGTCGACAACGCCGCGCAGGCGGCCGGGCTGCTGCGCGGCCAGCAGGCACGCGGACTGATCTCACTGGCCGCGGAGGAGGTGGTGGTCCGCTCCGACGCGCCCGACGTCCCGGTGGGCGTCGACGGCGAGGCCCTGCTGCTGCCCGCTCCCGTCGTGTGCCGCGTCGTGCCGGGCGCGCTGCGTGTGCGCGTACCGCGCGACCGGCCGGGCGTGCCCGACGCGAAGCCGCCGGTCGACTGGCGGGCCCTGCGCCGCCTGGCGTTCGCACACCGGAACGGGGGTACCAGCGGGTGA
- a CDS encoding serine hydrolase domain-containing protein has translation MTQGIHGTVADGFEPVREEFAAFVAGELPDYEGQLCAYVHGRKVVDLWAGDGCEADSLHGVFSSTKGAAYLVVALLIQEGTLEPDRKVTYYWPEFGAEGKGGLTLRELLSHRAGVVGLDAGFTGAELADDRVIAERLADQRPFWRPGAAFGYHAFVIGALVGEVVRRATGRTLQEVYEERIRAPYGLDFHLGLPEELEPRYRSVQPMAPTPEQQAVLDATPTGPHTLASIAFNTHVPGAGELVDYPNSRAVRASGPASAGGVASARGLAGMYAAAISEIDERPPLLKPDTIAEVGQIHSTGYDLVARVHKSFGLGFQAVSDYVYPFLGAGSFGHSGAGGSQAFADPRSGLAYGYTRRRFAYPGGAAPENDRLVHAAHRAALAS, from the coding sequence ATGACGCAGGGAATCCACGGCACCGTCGCGGACGGCTTCGAGCCGGTGCGCGAGGAGTTCGCCGCATTCGTCGCGGGTGAACTCCCCGACTACGAAGGGCAGTTGTGCGCCTATGTGCACGGCCGGAAGGTCGTCGACCTGTGGGCGGGTGACGGCTGCGAGGCCGACTCCCTGCACGGCGTGTTCTCCTCCACCAAGGGTGCCGCGTACCTCGTGGTCGCGCTGCTCATCCAGGAGGGCACGCTGGAGCCGGACCGGAAGGTGACGTACTACTGGCCGGAGTTCGGGGCCGAGGGCAAGGGCGGGCTGACCCTGCGCGAACTGCTCTCGCACCGGGCCGGGGTGGTCGGACTGGACGCCGGGTTCACCGGGGCGGAGCTGGCCGACGACCGCGTGATCGCCGAGCGGCTCGCCGACCAGCGGCCGTTCTGGCGGCCGGGCGCGGCCTTCGGCTACCACGCGTTCGTCATCGGCGCGCTCGTCGGCGAGGTCGTGCGCCGAGCCACCGGCCGCACCCTCCAGGAGGTGTACGAGGAGCGGATCCGGGCGCCGTACGGCCTGGACTTCCACCTCGGACTCCCCGAGGAGCTGGAGCCGCGCTACCGATCGGTGCAGCCGATGGCGCCGACGCCGGAGCAGCAGGCGGTGCTGGACGCGACGCCGACGGGGCCGCACACCCTGGCCTCGATCGCGTTCAACACGCATGTGCCGGGGGCCGGCGAGCTGGTGGACTACCCCAACTCCCGTGCCGTGCGGGCGAGCGGGCCGGCCTCGGCGGGGGGTGTGGCGTCCGCGCGCGGGCTCGCCGGGATGTACGCGGCAGCGATCAGCGAGATCGACGAGCGCCCGCCGCTGCTGAAGCCGGACACGATCGCCGAGGTGGGCCAGATCCACTCCACCGGGTACGACCTGGTGGCCCGGGTCCACAAGTCCTTCGGCCTCGGCTTCCAGGCGGTCTCCGACTACGTCTACCCGTTCCTGGGCGCGGGCTCCTTCGGTCACAGCGGCGCGGGCGGCTCCCAGGCCTTCGCCGACCCCCGCAGCGGGCTCGCCTACGGCTACACCCGCCGCCGGTTCGCCTACCCGGGCGGCGCGGCACCGGAGAACGACCGGCTGGTGCACGCGGCGCACAGGGCAGCACTGGCGAGCTGA
- a CDS encoding EI24 domain-containing protein: MRDLGAGFRYFLKGQRWVARHGKQYGFGLIPGLITLVLYAGALVALALWGEDFVSWSTPFADDWSSPWQGLFRGFLTAVLFILGLLLSVVTFTAVTLLIGQPFYENLSEKVDRDVSPDGSAPESGLPLWRELWISGRDSLRIVLRAALWGVLLFALGFTPVVGQTVVPVLGVVVTGFFLTEELTAVALQRRRVELRDRLTLLRSRKTLIWSFGTPLAAAFLVPFVAVFLMPGAVAGATLMARELLGEETQEDGAPAPDQESVSR, from the coding sequence ATGCGCGATCTTGGTGCCGGATTCAGGTATTTCCTCAAGGGCCAGCGATGGGTGGCCCGGCACGGCAAGCAGTACGGCTTCGGGCTGATCCCGGGCCTGATCACCCTGGTGCTCTACGCGGGCGCGCTCGTCGCGCTCGCGCTGTGGGGCGAGGACTTCGTGTCCTGGTCGACGCCGTTCGCCGACGACTGGTCGAGCCCCTGGCAGGGCCTGTTCCGCGGCTTCCTCACCGCCGTGCTGTTCATCCTGGGCCTGCTCCTGTCGGTCGTCACCTTCACCGCCGTGACGCTCCTGATCGGCCAGCCCTTCTACGAGAACCTCTCCGAGAAGGTCGACCGGGACGTCTCCCCGGACGGCAGCGCGCCCGAGTCCGGCCTGCCGCTCTGGCGCGAACTGTGGATCTCGGGCCGCGACAGCCTGCGGATCGTGCTGCGCGCCGCCCTGTGGGGCGTGCTGCTCTTCGCCCTTGGCTTCACCCCGGTCGTCGGCCAGACGGTCGTACCGGTGCTCGGCGTCGTGGTCACGGGCTTCTTCCTCACCGAGGAACTCACCGCCGTCGCTCTCCAGCGCCGCCGCGTCGAACTCCGCGACCGCCTCACCCTCCTGCGCTCCCGCAAGACCCTGATCTGGAGCTTCGGCACGCCCCTCGCCGCCGCCTTCCTGGTCCCGTTCGTCGCGGTGTTCCTGATGCCGGGCGCGGTGGCGGGGGCGACGCTGATGGCGCGGGAGCTGCTGGGTGAGGAGACCCAGGAGGACGGGGCGCCCGCGCCCGACCAGGAGAGCGTCAGCCGGTGA
- a CDS encoding mandelate racemase/muconate lactonizing enzyme family protein, with amino-acid sequence MRITGISTHVVGTPWRNLTYVQVHTDEGVTGVGETRMLGHTDALIGYLREAEANHILGSDPFAVEDLVRRMKYGDYGRAGEIVMSGIAVIEMACWDIKGKALGVPVWQLLGGKVTDKVKAYANGWYTTERTPEAYHKAAQGVMERGYKALKIDPFGTGHFELDHEQSLYAVSLIEAVRDAIGPDAELMLEMHGRFSPATAVRLAKELAPFKPAWLEEPCPPENLKALEKVAAKVDIPVATGERIHDRIEFRELFESQAVDIIQPDVGHIGGIWETRKLAATAETHYVLVAPHNVGGSVLTAASLQVGFTSPNFKILEHFNDFADAEIKKVVKGAPQVNPEDGCFHLSDAPGLGVEFDADAAAEFPQQQARFDLWAEGWEQRKPKGSQ; translated from the coding sequence GTGCGCATCACCGGAATCAGCACACACGTGGTCGGGACGCCGTGGCGCAACCTGACCTACGTCCAGGTGCACACCGACGAGGGGGTCACCGGAGTCGGCGAGACCCGGATGCTGGGCCACACCGACGCGCTGATCGGCTACCTGCGGGAGGCCGAGGCCAACCACATTCTCGGTTCGGACCCGTTCGCTGTCGAGGACCTCGTCCGCCGCATGAAGTACGGCGACTACGGCCGGGCCGGCGAGATCGTGATGTCCGGTATCGCCGTGATCGAGATGGCCTGCTGGGACATCAAGGGCAAGGCCCTCGGGGTACCGGTCTGGCAGCTCCTGGGCGGCAAGGTCACCGACAAGGTCAAGGCGTACGCCAACGGCTGGTACACCACGGAGCGGACCCCGGAGGCGTACCACAAGGCCGCCCAGGGCGTCATGGAGCGCGGGTACAAGGCGCTCAAGATCGACCCCTTCGGCACCGGGCACTTCGAGCTCGACCACGAGCAGTCCCTGTACGCCGTCTCGCTCATCGAGGCCGTGCGGGACGCCATCGGCCCCGACGCCGAGCTGATGCTGGAGATGCACGGCCGCTTCTCCCCCGCCACCGCCGTACGGCTCGCCAAGGAGCTGGCGCCCTTCAAGCCGGCGTGGCTGGAGGAGCCCTGCCCGCCGGAGAACCTGAAGGCGCTGGAGAAGGTCGCCGCCAAGGTCGACATCCCGGTCGCCACCGGCGAGCGGATCCACGACCGCATCGAGTTCCGCGAGCTCTTCGAGAGCCAGGCCGTCGACATCATCCAGCCCGACGTCGGCCACATCGGCGGCATCTGGGAGACCCGCAAACTGGCCGCGACCGCCGAGACCCACTACGTGCTGGTCGCCCCGCACAACGTCGGCGGCTCGGTCCTGACCGCCGCCTCCCTCCAGGTCGGCTTCACCTCCCCGAACTTCAAGATCCTGGAGCACTTCAACGACTTCGCCGACGCGGAGATCAAGAAGGTCGTCAAGGGCGCGCCGCAGGTGAACCCGGAGGACGGCTGCTTCCACCTCTCCGACGCCCCCGGCCTCGGGGTGGAGTTCGACGCCGACGCCGCCGCCGAGTTCCCGCAGCAGCAGGCCCGCTTCGACCTGTGGGCCGAGGGCTGGGAGCAGCGCAAGCCCAAGGGCTCGCAGTGA
- a CDS encoding M14 family zinc carboxypeptidase, translating to MRITRTVPARPVPITALVLATAGSLLLTPQTAVAEPRPPVHRETAPEGPAAQTPLSAARRALAAAKSESTTEAAAESASAAVLGDDSRGYPRRQVLAPDPENPADRSIKLGLAPYHAIAPKLNALQALGDRVSVEVAGRSAGGHRLYLVTVTAPESARQARAQAGMRELIENAPALAAKSPGIKRDYKAPVFLNNNIHGNEWEGTDASLKLIERLATADDSTTRDLLAHSRLYFNITANPDGRIAGTRANAGGFDLNRDFVTASQPEVRAMRRIMIDKQPAVMLDLHGYVNGTLIEPTTPPHGENYEYDLFLKNTYANALGMEAAVNGLGYTAEKDGVQPAQIPFRDQQEGWDDWPPIFTPQYAAYHGTVAAHTVEIPMRVNNADYANLPVTELRRRSAVNVDVAGAALRATLDFVRTRRASLVADQIEVFRRGATGAAQVPVSEETVPGVPGIGPEDVYTTTFPRAYVIPAGRAAQRSATAAARLVDHLLANDVRVTRALHDFRLGSRTYAKGSYVVDLRQSKRGLANALLADGRDISDKVSVMYDISGWSLGRLWGATVEPVTRGSLAGAPLRPVSAAARVGYVAPRGDLRLRLDDPREVAALNSLLQQGVPARRAADGSAIVPASARARAEAAARTYDVAFDATKVKGTAPLHRTRVAAAVTPGELLALREMNFEVTPVSPGVLNAGFDWSSVDVLFVSAGLDHGDLNDGARSALDAFLDGHGLVGRGATGAELNAAAGLLAVKPVEGNGDANGVVRVANSGSALMNGAPSHGFVYAPVWFTDLGPGVRVEQSYATGDPLVSGHWRPSQDGTGGPADAAGRAAVVSGPQAVLFGTEPMFRDHPKGEFAQVGRALFSMADATGTR from the coding sequence GTGCGCATCACGAGAACCGTTCCTGCGAGACCCGTTCCGATCACCGCCCTGGTCCTGGCCACGGCCGGCTCACTGCTGCTCACCCCGCAGACCGCCGTCGCCGAGCCCCGGCCGCCGGTCCACCGCGAGACCGCGCCGGAGGGGCCCGCCGCACAGACGCCCCTGAGCGCGGCCCGGCGGGCCCTGGCCGCGGCGAAATCCGAGTCCACCACCGAGGCCGCCGCGGAGTCCGCCTCCGCCGCCGTGCTCGGCGACGACAGCCGGGGCTACCCCCGTCGCCAGGTCCTCGCCCCCGACCCCGAGAACCCGGCCGACAGGTCCATCAAGCTCGGTCTCGCCCCGTACCACGCCATCGCGCCGAAGCTGAACGCCCTCCAGGCCCTGGGCGACCGGGTGAGCGTGGAGGTCGCGGGGCGGTCGGCCGGCGGGCACCGGCTGTACCTCGTCACCGTCACCGCCCCGGAGAGCGCCCGTCAGGCCCGCGCCCAGGCCGGCATGCGCGAGCTCATCGAGAACGCGCCCGCGCTCGCGGCCAAGTCACCCGGGATCAAGCGGGACTACAAGGCGCCGGTCTTCCTCAACAACAACATCCACGGCAACGAGTGGGAGGGCACCGACGCCTCCCTGAAGCTCATCGAGCGGCTCGCCACCGCCGACGACAGCACCACGCGCGACCTCCTCGCGCACAGCCGGCTCTACTTCAACATCACGGCCAACCCCGACGGCCGGATCGCCGGGACCCGCGCGAACGCGGGCGGCTTCGACCTGAACCGGGACTTCGTCACCGCCTCGCAGCCCGAGGTGCGGGCGATGCGGCGCATCATGATCGACAAGCAGCCGGCCGTCATGCTCGACCTGCACGGCTACGTCAACGGCACCCTCATCGAGCCGACCACTCCCCCGCACGGCGAGAACTACGAGTACGACCTGTTCCTGAAGAACACCTACGCCAACGCCCTCGGCATGGAGGCCGCCGTCAACGGCCTCGGCTACACGGCCGAGAAGGACGGTGTGCAGCCCGCGCAGATCCCGTTCCGGGACCAGCAGGAGGGCTGGGACGACTGGCCGCCGATCTTCACCCCGCAGTACGCGGCCTACCACGGCACGGTCGCCGCGCACACGGTGGAGATCCCGATGCGGGTGAACAACGCCGACTACGCCAATCTCCCCGTCACCGAGCTGCGCCGCCGCTCCGCCGTCAACGTCGACGTCGCCGGGGCCGCCCTGCGCGCCACCCTCGACTTCGTGCGGACCCGGCGCGCCTCGCTCGTCGCCGACCAGATCGAGGTCTTCCGGCGCGGGGCCACGGGCGCCGCCCAGGTCCCGGTGTCCGAGGAGACGGTCCCGGGCGTCCCCGGCATCGGCCCCGAGGACGTCTACACAACGACGTTCCCGCGCGCCTACGTCATCCCGGCCGGCCGGGCCGCCCAGCGCTCGGCGACGGCCGCCGCCCGCCTGGTGGACCATCTCCTCGCCAACGACGTCCGCGTCACCCGGGCACTGCACGACTTCCGGCTCGGCTCACGGACGTACGCGAAGGGCTCGTACGTCGTCGACCTGCGCCAGTCCAAGCGCGGCCTGGCGAACGCGCTGCTCGCGGACGGGCGGGACATCAGCGACAAGGTGTCGGTGATGTACGACATCTCGGGCTGGAGTCTGGGCCGGCTGTGGGGCGCGACGGTCGAGCCCGTGACCCGCGGCAGCCTGGCCGGCGCCCCGCTGCGGCCGGTGTCGGCCGCCGCCCGGGTCGGGTACGTCGCCCCGCGCGGCGACCTGCGGCTGCGGCTGGACGACCCGCGCGAGGTCGCGGCCCTGAACTCGCTGCTCCAGCAGGGTGTTCCGGCCCGCCGGGCGGCCGACGGCAGTGCGATCGTCCCGGCGTCCGCCCGCGCGAGGGCCGAGGCGGCGGCACGGACGTACGACGTCGCCTTCGACGCGACGAAGGTCAAGGGCACGGCCCCGCTGCACCGCACACGCGTCGCGGCCGCCGTCACGCCGGGTGAGCTCCTGGCGCTGCGGGAGATGAACTTCGAGGTCACTCCGGTCTCGCCGGGCGTGCTGAACGCCGGGTTCGACTGGTCGTCGGTGGACGTGCTGTTCGTGTCGGCGGGGCTGGACCACGGCGATCTGAACGACGGCGCCCGCAGCGCCCTCGACGCGTTCCTGGACGGGCACGGCCTGGTCGGGCGGGGTGCCACGGGCGCCGAGCTCAACGCGGCGGCCGGGCTGCTCGCCGTGAAGCCGGTCGAGGGCAACGGGGACGCCAACGGTGTGGTGCGCGTGGCGAACTCGGGCAGCGCCCTGATGAACGGCGCCCCCTCGCACGGCTTCGTCTACGCGCCCGTGTGGTTCACCGACCTCGGCCCGGGCGTCCGGGTGGAGCAGTCGTACGCCACCGGCGATCCGCTCGTCTCCGGGCACTGGCGGCCGTCGCAGGACGGCACCGGCGGGCCCGCGGACGCGGCGGGGCGGGCCGCGGTGGTCAGCGGGCCGCAGGCGGTCCTGTTCGGCACCGAGCCGATGTTCCGGGATCATCCCAAGGGAGAATTCGCCCAGGTCGGAAGGGCGTTGTTCAGCATGGCGGACGCCACCGGCACCAGATGA